A section of the uncultured Desulfosarcina sp. genome encodes:
- a CDS encoding DUF2357 domain-containing protein, with protein sequence MMNNRIYVSFHHWPWSVDVEDESASATDDGIELLYYGSPVVSVTAGTQVFLSTRYEKFVPLGPSFLDGTEVYETPHGVLSKKSRSQGEMMILSQGSRKKIAIEAKGAKHRTTRDGISESPMAVEVLRWSQFFDDLLDDKTIKATQSGKIPWIKVLRFLETQRSELQKPRLSLIVRIAEAMHYKLPKTVSGMRRILLRERSQQRISRICETDDRCLQWYVRQPGTNMAEKGGGRQELLAVVRRESFDVLENRVLKDFLFRCDLESKRYITNEVEINPNFVGSKRGKDVRRFREICTTSLKNRDFEAVPKAGAIVRPNYVLQNDLRYKEIWKWYCRLLRRAEEKDRFWDWQSRTWADIVRLLMNLSIVYLEGMGAPKRGVNIRRVLGSSLHVTREQVLGSRTRGGCEPGPFVVERCNNGKAQALAILEVVHPDEAYKHSIVKNLGRTGGHLYLVVRPLADSQVKSDVMIVWGVNSAGTNNQVPWEDVSGSATRALLFHRNVLAGARITNLPKLHGLVANSVLDSEGADVVCEESDAPIVVIPSDPLRWYDVVEYFAVLLSNWLEKRL encoded by the coding sequence ATGATGAACAACCGAATTTATGTTAGCTTTCACCACTGGCCATGGTCTGTAGATGTTGAGGACGAATCTGCTTCTGCCACAGACGATGGGATTGAATTGCTATACTACGGCTCTCCTGTTGTTTCTGTGACCGCTGGCACCCAAGTTTTTCTATCAACCCGGTATGAAAAATTCGTTCCCTTAGGACCATCTTTTTTAGACGGTACCGAAGTGTATGAGACCCCCCATGGCGTCCTTTCTAAGAAAAGCCGCAGCCAGGGGGAAATGATGATTCTGTCCCAGGGCAGTAGGAAAAAGATTGCCATTGAAGCAAAAGGAGCGAAGCACAGAACAACAAGGGATGGAATTTCGGAAAGCCCGATGGCGGTTGAGGTTCTTCGTTGGTCGCAGTTTTTCGATGATTTGCTTGATGACAAGACAATCAAAGCAACTCAATCAGGTAAAATCCCATGGATTAAGGTTTTGCGATTTCTGGAGACCCAAAGGAGTGAACTTCAGAAACCCCGGCTTTCTTTGATCGTGCGTATTGCTGAGGCAATGCACTATAAATTGCCAAAAACCGTATCCGGGATGCGTCGAATCCTATTGCGTGAGCGAAGCCAGCAGAGAATCAGCCGTATCTGCGAAACGGATGACCGTTGCCTGCAATGGTATGTGCGCCAGCCAGGGACTAACATGGCTGAAAAGGGTGGCGGCCGTCAGGAATTACTTGCCGTTGTCCGTCGGGAATCCTTTGATGTTTTGGAAAATCGGGTACTCAAAGATTTTCTCTTTCGATGTGATTTAGAATCCAAACGTTACATCACAAACGAAGTTGAGATCAATCCGAACTTCGTTGGTTCAAAGCGGGGAAAAGATGTACGCCGATTTAGAGAAATATGCACAACCTCCCTAAAAAATCGTGATTTCGAGGCGGTTCCAAAGGCTGGGGCAATCGTAAGGCCAAATTATGTGCTGCAAAACGATCTACGCTACAAAGAAATATGGAAATGGTATTGTCGATTGTTGCGTCGGGCTGAAGAAAAGGATCGTTTTTGGGATTGGCAGTCTAGAACATGGGCAGACATCGTTCGCCTTCTAATGAACCTATCTATAGTTTACCTTGAAGGCATGGGTGCTCCAAAAAGAGGGGTTAACATTCGACGGGTGCTGGGCTCTTCTCTTCATGTGACTCGTGAGCAGGTGCTTGGCAGTCGCACGCGTGGTGGATGTGAGCCAGGCCCATTTGTAGTTGAACGGTGCAACAATGGCAAAGCACAGGCACTTGCTATATTAGAGGTGGTTCATCCAGATGAAGCGTACAAGCACAGCATAGTCAAAAATTTAGGCCGAACCGGTGGGCACCTTTATCTTGTTGTCCGACCCTTAGCGGATTCTCAAGTAAAAAGTGATGTTATGATCGTGTGGGGTGTTAATTCCGCAGGCACGAATAATCAGGTTCCTTGGGAGGATGTATCAGGATCGGCCACTAGGGCATTACTATTCCATAGAAATGTTTTGGCTGGAGCGAGAATAACTAACCTGCCCAAGCTTCATGGCCTGGTAGCTAATAGCGTCCTCGATTCTGAAGGCGCGGATGTTGTTTGTGAAGAATCAGACGCCCCGATAGTGGTAATACCCTCCGATCCACTCCGTTGGTATGATGTAGTCGAATATTTCGCGGTACTTTTATCCAATTGGCTGGAAAAACGGTTATGA